A single genomic interval of Flavobacterium sp. N2820 harbors:
- a CDS encoding gliding motility-associated C-terminal domain-containing protein, whose amino-acid sequence MKKLLLFFMSIFSVLSYGQFPEGFEGPTFPPTGWIRFDNGIGLAQQWNETTNASLVHSGAKAAFLNRENVTDGTTALDWLVAPQVLVPANGQLRFYTRKTQNGNFGSIYTIRVSTASQNISTDFVTVQTWTEADLVTTYNVYEQKFVNLSAYAGQNIHIAFVMENDNGDRWLVDDVKVDPACQINTAPTAVALSTSATLSWTSPNPTGPWEIEYGPVGFVQGTGTTISVTTNPYVLTGLSPLTSYCYYVRSLCDVDNPSPWTATCTNFQTTALPPVCGGNFVDSGGVAGNYANNENITTTITPVTAGDVVTVFFTSFNTEANWDALYVYDGPSTASPLIASANGAGNVPGGLAGGYWGTTIPGPFTSTHPTGALTFVFRSDSSGVRAGWTSNVTCAPPPPCVQPTGLTVTNVTPDSATLSWTDNNTTPPVGGWQIVIQPAGTGYPTAGSTIINAPTNPFTATNLPPNTPLEYYVLANCGATDGVSFWAGPRSFTTLFPGCGSSTPASDICTTAPPVCDLDGYCGNTSGTYTDASWGALDTAFCGSIENNSFLTFQAASTSISMNVDVGNCTNGSGIQFMIFTTTACGSGAVTDLGCYFNMAPGLNALTFTGLVPGQNYYLMIDGFAGAVCDYAVTVTTGGSTITDVQIAPVNPTICLGETIALTASGGNGVYNWTGTGLSATTGTTVNFVATTPGTYTIVTESTDTNPICSTQNSIEITVLDVLQPTFSNPGQICVGSPNIPLSNTDSNGVTGVWSVGGNPVTEIDASVGGIFTYTFTPDLPAFQCSPIFTMDIEIITSCTFNAFATAVYIDNCETTDPGEFFNITGSGADLIAPATNVYTNNDFGTYVQNSGNLILKGAELKSFKTATSNVCGANMFYRVYLASATPGAFNTLALPFYDDCVGATFPTGGPCDLGDQKWRNIAQAIDLTQNAPGDYIVEVYFDILGDNDSPSQCDDTILVNNAGNNFIANFSIQSAITFTSQNEECGSSNAFITVSGFNPGDIYSVTYNDDTVAVGPANFQANLTGNIIINGLNAGTYDNFNFVINGCSIFEATPIVITNFSPSITQVTNNSPICFGNNATFTIEGTPNFDVDYTINGGAIQTASIDATGFATVTVTLPAVGNVDLALLNIHNSVCNIVVTNTSTVIVNPLPTATLSAPSPFACIGSDAVFTVTGTPNATVTYTINGGLAQSVLLDGTGNATLNIPSTVNVEIILLDVTDGTTACANTISGQISNVAVVTVPVPTANLTQPTCAVQTGVVEVTSPLISQLNYPGNLFISEVTDAQPGSLTYVEIYNGTGASIDLSGYRLKVYTNGNTNPAAGCNLNLSGILANDDVVVIKLSNSANEGGVTPDLTFTTCGAVNNNDKIALTTNTDVEIDVWGTSDGTPFTPSNGVGYNYQRVAIGTTLPSINWDPADWVATDWGSPTSTQGDYSNVGIYTLFVASYEYILSDGTTSTTQPTTTFSGVMPGNYTLVVHDTITNCDSQPYSFTIVAPIFNNPVTTISYSTPVCNDNANLLPDTSASGFTSGGTYSSTAGLTIDPVTGEIDVMGSTPNTYAVTYSVALDAANCLNAGSFTFNVTITPSTTSTFNAITLCEGDVNNVLPTSSVEGFTGTWELGGLPVSTIDTSVAGNYTYDFIPTSGQCASAGTLSVIIDAKIVVTFSSVEGCIGSQIDFPTMSVEGYELQGTWTPAVINNTVAGATTYTFVPNDICYDQGQFLVTLNACTIPKGFSPNGDGNNDTWNLSAFDIKKVEVFNRYGLKVYSKTSYTDEWGGKADNGNELPTGTYYFMIEFNDRPSETGWVYINRGE is encoded by the coding sequence ATGAAAAAACTATTACTTTTTTTCATGTCGATTTTTTCCGTTTTAAGTTACGGTCAGTTCCCTGAAGGATTTGAAGGGCCTACGTTTCCGCCAACTGGATGGATTAGATTTGACAATGGAATTGGATTAGCTCAACAATGGAATGAGACGACAAATGCCTCGTTGGTTCATTCTGGGGCAAAAGCAGCATTTTTGAATAGAGAAAATGTAACTGATGGAACAACTGCATTAGATTGGCTAGTTGCACCGCAGGTTCTTGTTCCTGCAAATGGACAACTTCGCTTTTACACTAGAAAAACGCAAAATGGAAATTTCGGTAGTATTTATACTATTAGGGTTTCAACTGCTTCTCAGAATATTAGTACAGATTTCGTAACTGTTCAAACATGGACAGAGGCTGATTTAGTTACTACTTACAATGTTTATGAGCAAAAATTTGTTAATTTAAGTGCCTATGCCGGTCAGAATATTCACATTGCATTTGTAATGGAAAATGATAACGGGGATAGATGGTTAGTTGATGATGTGAAGGTAGATCCAGCTTGTCAAATTAATACAGCGCCTACTGCTGTGGCTTTGTCTACTTCTGCAACTTTGTCATGGACAAGTCCTAACCCAACCGGGCCATGGGAAATTGAATATGGACCTGTTGGTTTTGTTCAAGGAACAGGAACAACAATTTCTGTTACTACAAATCCATATGTTTTAACGGGTTTATCTCCGCTAACAAGTTATTGTTATTATGTAAGATCATTATGTGATGTTGATAATCCAAGTCCATGGACAGCTACATGTACTAATTTTCAAACTACTGCTTTGCCGCCCGTTTGTGGAGGTAATTTCGTTGATTCAGGAGGAGTAGCAGGAAATTATGCAAATAATGAAAATATTACTACTACAATAACACCTGTTACCGCAGGTGATGTAGTTACTGTGTTTTTTACGTCATTTAATACAGAAGCCAATTGGGATGCATTATATGTTTATGATGGGCCTTCAACGGCTTCTCCTTTAATTGCAAGTGCTAATGGTGCAGGAAATGTACCTGGCGGATTAGCTGGAGGATACTGGGGAACTACCATTCCTGGTCCATTTACTTCAACACACCCAACGGGTGCTTTAACTTTTGTTTTTAGAAGTGATTCTTCAGGGGTTAGAGCTGGTTGGACATCAAATGTAACATGTGCACCGCCACCACCTTGTGTTCAACCTACAGGTTTAACAGTAACAAATGTTACTCCAGATAGTGCCACATTATCGTGGACTGACAATAATACAACTCCACCAGTTGGAGGATGGCAAATTGTAATACAGCCAGCAGGAACAGGATATCCTACCGCAGGTTCAACAATTATAAACGCGCCTACAAATCCTTTTACGGCTACTAATTTACCACCAAATACACCTTTAGAATATTATGTATTGGCTAATTGTGGAGCTACTGATGGGGTAAGTTTTTGGGCTGGGCCAAGATCATTTACAACATTGTTCCCAGGCTGTGGTAGCTCTACACCTGCGAGTGATATATGTACAACTGCACCGCCTGTTTGTGATTTAGATGGTTACTGTGGTAACACTTCTGGTACCTATACAGATGCTTCTTGGGGAGCACTTGATACAGCTTTTTGTGGTTCTATTGAAAACAACTCGTTTTTAACGTTCCAAGCGGCATCAACTTCAATTTCTATGAACGTAGATGTGGGTAACTGTACAAATGGTAGTGGAATTCAATTTATGATTTTTACAACTACAGCTTGTGGTTCAGGAGCGGTTACTGATTTAGGATGTTACTTCAATATGGCGCCAGGCTTAAATGCTTTGACATTTACAGGACTTGTTCCGGGTCAAAATTATTACTTAATGATTGATGGTTTTGCAGGGGCGGTTTGTGATTATGCAGTTACCGTTACTACAGGAGGTTCAACTATTACCGATGTACAAATAGCTCCAGTTAATCCAACTATATGTTTAGGAGAAACTATTGCATTAACTGCTTCAGGTGGTAATGGCGTTTATAACTGGACAGGTACTGGTTTGAGTGCTACTACTGGAACAACAGTAAACTTTGTAGCTACAACTCCAGGAACTTATACAATTGTTACAGAGTCAACAGATACAAATCCAATTTGTTCTACACAAAACTCAATTGAAATTACAGTTTTAGATGTTTTACAACCAACATTTAGTAATCCTGGTCAAATTTGTGTTGGATCTCCAAATATTCCACTTTCAAATACAGATAGTAATGGGGTAACAGGAGTATGGTCAGTAGGTGGAAATCCAGTTACTGAAATTGATGCATCTGTAGGAGGAATTTTTACATATACCTTTACACCAGATCTACCGGCATTCCAATGTTCTCCAATTTTTACAATGGACATTGAAATTATTACATCTTGTACATTTAATGCTTTTGCAACAGCTGTCTATATTGATAATTGTGAAACGACAGATCCAGGTGAATTTTTTAATATTACTGGTTCTGGTGCAGATTTAATTGCTCCTGCAACGAATGTATATACTAATAATGATTTTGGAACGTATGTTCAAAATTCAGGTAATCTTATTTTGAAAGGTGCTGAATTGAAATCTTTTAAAACGGCTACATCAAATGTTTGTGGGGCTAATATGTTTTATAGAGTTTATTTGGCGTCAGCTACTCCAGGAGCATTTAATACTTTAGCTTTACCTTTCTATGATGATTGTGTTGGAGCAACTTTCCCTACGGGTGGACCTTGTGATTTAGGTGATCAAAAATGGCGTAACATTGCACAAGCAATCGATTTGACTCAGAATGCACCTGGTGATTATATTGTTGAGGTTTATTTCGATATCTTAGGAGATAATGATAGTCCTTCGCAATGTGATGATACAATTTTAGTAAATAATGCTGGAAATAATTTTATTGCTAATTTTTCAATTCAAAGTGCAATTACATTTACTTCTCAAAATGAAGAATGTGGAAGTTCAAATGCATTTATTACAGTTTCAGGATTTAATCCAGGAGATATTTACAGTGTAACATATAATGATGATACTGTAGCAGTTGGGCCAGCTAATTTCCAAGCTAACTTGACTGGAAATATCATTATCAATGGATTGAATGCAGGTACTTACGATAACTTTAATTTTGTGATTAACGGTTGTTCAATTTTTGAAGCAACACCAATTGTAATTACGAATTTTTCTCCATCGATTACACAAGTTACAAACAACTCTCCAATATGTTTTGGAAATAATGCTACATTCACAATTGAAGGTACACCAAACTTTGATGTTGATTATACAATTAATGGAGGCGCTATCCAAACAGCTTCTATTGATGCTACTGGTTTTGCAACAGTAACAGTTACTTTACCTGCAGTTGGAAATGTTGATTTAGCATTATTAAATATCCACAATTCGGTTTGTAATATTGTAGTTACAAATACATCAACGGTAATTGTGAATCCACTTCCTACTGCCACTTTATCGGCGCCAAGTCCATTTGCTTGTATTGGAAGTGATGCTGTGTTTACAGTGACTGGAACACCTAATGCAACTGTGACTTATACTATAAATGGTGGTTTAGCACAATCTGTATTATTAGATGGAACTGGAAATGCTACATTAAATATTCCTTCAACTGTTAATGTTGAAATTATATTATTAGACGTTACTGATGGAACTACGGCATGTGCTAATACTATATCAGGACAAATTTCTAACGTTGCTGTGGTTACAGTGCCAGTGCCAACGGCAAATTTAACACAACCTACTTGTGCTGTTCAAACTGGTGTTGTAGAGGTGACATCTCCTTTAATTTCTCAGTTGAACTATCCAGGAAATTTATTTATCTCGGAAGTTACAGATGCTCAGCCAGGGTCTTTAACATATGTAGAGATATATAATGGAACGGGAGCTAGTATTGATTTAAGTGGATATAGATTAAAAGTATATACCAATGGAAATACGAACCCTGCTGCAGGATGTAATTTAAATTTATCAGGTATTTTAGCTAATGATGATGTTGTAGTTATTAAACTTAGTAACAGTGCTAATGAAGGAGGAGTTACTCCAGATTTAACTTTTACAACTTGTGGTGCAGTTAATAATAATGATAAAATAGCTTTAACAACCAATACAGATGTGGAAATTGATGTATGGGGAACTTCAGATGGTACACCATTTACACCTTCTAATGGAGTTGGTTATAACTATCAAAGAGTTGCTATTGGAACCACACTTCCTTCAATCAACTGGGATCCTGCTGATTGGGTAGCAACAGACTGGGGTAGTCCAACTTCTACTCAAGGAGATTATTCAAATGTTGGTATTTATACTTTATTTGTAGCAAGTTATGAGTATATCTTAAGTGATGGAACTACTTCAACTACTCAGCCTACGACAACTTTTTCAGGTGTTATGCCAGGAAATTATACATTAGTTGTTCATGATACTATAACAAACTGTGATTCTCAACCATATAGTTTTACAATAGTAGCGCCAATATTTAATAATCCTGTAACAACGATAAGTTATTCAACACCAGTATGTAATGATAATGCTAATTTATTGCCAGATACTTCTGCAAGTGGCTTTACAAGTGGTGGAACGTATAGCTCTACCGCTGGATTAACAATTGATCCAGTAACTGGAGAAATTGATGTAATGGGAAGTACTCCTAATACTTATGCAGTAACTTACAGTGTTGCTTTAGATGCAGCTAATTGTTTAAATGCAGGAAGTTTTACCTTCAATGTAACAATCACGCCATCAACAACTAGTACATTTAACGCTATTACACTTTGTGAAGGAGATGTAAATAATGTATTGCCTACTTCTTCAGTTGAAGGATTTACAGGTACTTGGGAATTGGGAGGTTTGCCAGTTTCAACAATTGATACCTCGGTAGCAGGTAACTATACTTATGATTTTATTCCTACATCAGGTCAATGTGCATCTGCTGGTACTTTGTCAGTTATTATTGATGCAAAAATCGTAGTTACTTTTAGCAGTGTTGAAGGCTGTATAGGTTCTCAAATTGATTTCCCAACAATGTCTGTTGAAGGTTATGAATTACAAGGAACTTGGACTCCGGCGGTTATCAACAATACTGTCGCTGGTGCAACTACTTATACTTTTGTTCCTAACGATATTTGTTATGATCAAGGACAATTCTTAGTTACATTAAATGCTTGTACAATACCTAAAGGATTTTCTCCTAATGGTGATGGTAATAATGATACTTGGAACTTATCTGCTTTTGATATCAAAAAAGTTGAAGTTTTTAACAGATATGGACTTAAAGTTTACTCAAAAACTAGTTATACTGACGAATGGGGTGGTAAAGCTGATAATGGTAACGAATTGCCAACAGGTACATACTACTTTATGATTGAATTTAATGACAGACCTAGTGAAACAGGTTGGGTATATATCAATAGAGGTGAATAA
- a CDS encoding ABC transporter permease — translation MKISFYIAKRYAISFSKNKAINIITGIASVGIIASTMALFIFLSVFSGLKEFTLNFANATDPDLRIETSAGKFFTISSKQEQQLKANKNIVTFSKIAEERVYFLFKEKEIVAHIKGVDNNYIKVNDFKNHMYAGEWIESNSEDVVVGAEISRKLALGLFDFNNPLEVYAPKPGKGNIENPEEAFNKSFLFPSGIYSINEELDGKYVFCDVVLAQNLLGLKPNQFTNIEIKTKRNSNEDEIRSELATIFGKNIKIKNRAQLNDSLYKMLQSENLFIYLFSTLVVILTLFCLAGAIVMIIIDKKENLKTLYNLGVTKKSIRTIFFTQGIIITFFGLMIGLILAIGIVLLQQQFSLIMITPTMPYPVVFDWRNIFTVLTTISVLGIISSWIASGTANKGI, via the coding sequence TTGAAAATTTCATTCTATATCGCCAAGCGTTATGCTATAAGTTTTAGCAAAAACAAAGCCATAAATATAATTACTGGCATTGCTTCTGTTGGAATCATAGCAAGTACTATGGCACTATTTATTTTTTTATCTGTTTTTAGTGGTTTAAAAGAATTTACTTTAAACTTTGCAAATGCAACCGATCCTGACTTAAGAATAGAAACTTCTGCGGGAAAATTTTTTACTATTTCATCTAAACAAGAACAACAATTAAAAGCAAATAAAAACATTGTAACCTTTAGTAAAATAGCCGAAGAACGTGTGTATTTTTTATTCAAAGAAAAAGAAATTGTAGCGCACATAAAGGGTGTTGACAACAATTACATTAAAGTAAATGACTTTAAAAATCACATGTATGCGGGCGAATGGATTGAATCTAATTCTGAAGACGTTGTTGTTGGTGCAGAAATTAGTAGAAAATTAGCGTTAGGATTGTTTGATTTCAATAATCCATTAGAAGTTTATGCTCCGAAACCAGGCAAGGGCAATATTGAAAATCCTGAAGAAGCATTTAACAAATCATTTCTCTTTCCTTCTGGAATATATTCAATTAACGAAGAATTGGACGGAAAATACGTTTTTTGTGATGTTGTGTTAGCGCAAAACTTATTAGGATTGAAACCTAATCAATTTACAAATATTGAAATCAAAACGAAACGAAACAGCAATGAAGATGAAATTAGAAGTGAACTAGCAACTATTTTTGGTAAAAACATCAAGATTAAAAACAGAGCACAATTAAATGATTCGCTCTACAAAATGCTACAATCTGAAAATTTATTTATTTATCTTTTTAGCACACTAGTAGTCATCTTAACATTGTTTTGCTTGGCAGGAGCAATTGTTATGATAATTATTGATAAAAAAGAAAATTTAAAAACATTATACAATTTAGGAGTAACAAAAAAATCTATTAGAACTATTTTTTTTACTCAAGGAATTATCATTACATTTTTTGGACTAATGATTGGATTAATCTTAGCGATTGGAATTGTGCTATTACAACAACAATTTTCGCTAATAATGATTACACCTACAATGCCTTATCCTGTTGTATTTGATTGGCGTAATATTTTTACAGTTCTAACAACAATATCTGTTTTGGGAATTATATCCTCTTGGATAGCCTCTGGAACAGCTAACAAAGGTATTTAA
- the rbfA gene encoding 30S ribosome-binding factor RbfA — METNRQKKIGALLQNDLVSILQGEIRKNNINNLVISVSKVNVTSDLSIAKVHLSVFPTEKAGEILAAVKSNAPLIKHDLAQRVKNQLRKVPNLIFYIDDSLDYIEKIDKALTGEENPIENPDLLEKRKKS; from the coding sequence ATGGAAACAAATAGACAAAAAAAAATAGGAGCACTACTACAAAATGATTTAGTATCAATTTTACAAGGTGAAATCCGTAAAAATAACATAAACAATTTAGTGATTTCGGTTTCTAAAGTGAATGTAACTTCCGATTTATCAATTGCAAAAGTACATTTAAGTGTTTTTCCTACTGAAAAGGCAGGAGAAATTTTAGCTGCTGTAAAAAGTAATGCTCCATTAATTAAACATGACTTAGCACAACGTGTAAAAAATCAATTACGCAAGGTTCCTAACTTGATTTTTTACATTGATGACAGTTTAGACTACATCGAAAAAATTGACAAAGCATTAACTGGAGAGGAAAACCCAATTGAAAATCCAGATTTATTAGAAAAAAGAAAGAAATCGTAA
- a CDS encoding OmpA family protein — MKKIYLTLSFVIASGLLSAQNKDTKAADKLFDRYEYVDAANEYLKLTEKGKADSYVYKQLADSYYNVFNTKEAVKWFAKAIEEKQDAETYYKYAQMLKAEGNYTEADKQMKQFAALAPNDQRAKAFNSNPQYLSTLKNQSKLYDVVKSDISSDNTDFGAVLTNDNNIYFTSSRNTSKRNSNWNEEPYLDLYKATYNENKTISEATAVDNLNTRWHDGPASVSSDGSAIFYGSESFNEQEFTKDKEKKSKFGKIYLYKATNTGGSWSNSKPLPFNNPAYDVRNPSISKDGKTLYFSSNMPGGFGGDDIWKVSVNGDEYGTPENLGAKVNTEANESFPFITDDNVLFFSSNGKQGFGGLDVFKMDLSKGTDAVNVGAPVNTEKDDFAFTYNTAKKIGFFSSNRGGNDDIYIADPVCGVQAIALVKDAKTGYVIESANVVLVDQKEKVVANQTTMANGKSSFGVNCNMPYNFQVSKQGYESAVGSVAKTDGGEVVVEILMQPILPIITEKEVILQPIFFEFNKSNITQQGAAELDKLVQVMVEHPTMVIFAKSHTDSRGSDKYNLNLSDRRAKATVQYLVSKGVAKDRISGQGFGESEPKVVCENCTEEEHAQNRRSEFLIVKK; from the coding sequence ATGAAAAAAATATATTTAACATTGAGTTTTGTAATCGCAAGTGGTTTACTTAGTGCACAAAACAAAGACACCAAGGCAGCTGATAAATTATTCGATAGATATGAATATGTTGATGCTGCTAATGAATATTTAAAATTAACAGAAAAAGGTAAAGCAGATAGTTATGTCTATAAGCAACTTGCTGATAGTTATTATAACGTTTTTAATACCAAAGAAGCTGTAAAATGGTTTGCAAAAGCAATTGAAGAAAAGCAGGATGCAGAAACGTATTACAAATATGCTCAAATGTTAAAAGCTGAGGGTAATTATACTGAAGCCGATAAACAGATGAAACAATTTGCAGCTCTTGCTCCAAACGATCAAAGAGCAAAAGCATTCAATTCTAATCCGCAATATTTATCAACGCTTAAAAATCAGTCAAAATTATATGACGTTGTTAAATCTGATATTAGTAGTGATAATACTGATTTTGGTGCTGTTTTAACAAACGATAATAACATTTATTTTACTAGTTCTAGAAATACTTCAAAAAGAAATAGTAATTGGAATGAAGAACCATACTTAGATTTATATAAGGCAACTTATAACGAAAATAAAACGATTAGTGAAGCTACTGCTGTTGATAATTTGAATACGAGATGGCATGATGGTCCAGCTTCTGTTAGTTCAGACGGTAGTGCTATTTTTTATGGTAGTGAAAGCTTTAATGAACAAGAGTTTACTAAAGACAAAGAGAAAAAATCAAAATTCGGTAAAATTTATCTTTATAAAGCAACTAATACTGGTGGTTCATGGTCAAACAGTAAACCATTACCTTTTAACAATCCAGCATATGATGTAAGAAATCCTAGCATCAGTAAAGATGGAAAAACTTTATATTTTTCTTCAAACATGCCAGGTGGTTTTGGTGGAGATGATATTTGGAAAGTTTCTGTTAATGGTGACGAATATGGAACTCCTGAAAATTTAGGTGCTAAAGTTAATACCGAAGCAAACGAAAGTTTTCCTTTTATTACAGATGATAATGTATTGTTCTTTTCTTCAAATGGAAAACAAGGTTTCGGTGGTTTAGATGTTTTTAAAATGGATCTAAGTAAAGGTACTGATGCTGTAAATGTTGGAGCTCCTGTAAATACTGAAAAAGATGATTTTGCATTTACATATAATACTGCTAAAAAGATTGGTTTCTTTTCGAGTAATAGAGGAGGAAATGATGACATTTATATTGCTGACCCAGTTTGTGGTGTTCAAGCAATTGCACTTGTAAAAGATGCTAAAACTGGCTATGTAATTGAAAGTGCAAATGTTGTTTTAGTTGACCAAAAAGAAAAAGTTGTTGCTAATCAAACAACAATGGCTAATGGTAAATCTTCTTTTGGAGTAAACTGTAATATGCCTTATAATTTCCAAGTTTCTAAACAAGGTTATGAAAGTGCCGTTGGATCAGTAGCAAAAACAGATGGAGGTGAAGTTGTAGTTGAGATTTTAATGCAACCAATTTTACCAATAATTACAGAAAAAGAAGTTATTTTACAACCAATTTTCTTCGAGTTTAATAAAAGTAATATTACACAGCAAGGTGCTGCCGAACTTGATAAGTTAGTTCAAGTTATGGTTGAACACCCTACTATGGTTATTTTTGCAAAATCGCATACAGATAGTAGAGGTAGTGATAAATACAATTTGAATTTATCTGATAGAAGAGCAAAAGCTACTGTACAATATCTTGTTTCTAAAGGTGTTGCTAAGGATAGAATTTCTGGACAAGGTTTTGGTGAAAGCGAACCAAAAGTTGTTTGTGAAAATTGTACTGAAGAAGAACACGCTCAAAACAGAAGAAGTGAATTCTTGATTGTTAAGAAATAA
- a CDS encoding UDP-2,3-diacylglucosamine diphosphatase → MYFCRNNIIFDNLKSNSKIYFASDQHFGAPTPDLSFPREQKFVAWLDEIKKDAEAIFLLGDLFDFWFEYKTVVPKGFIRVLGKLAELKDQGIPIYFFVGNHDLWMNDYFQKELNIPVYHDNQEFTFNGKTFLIGHGDGKGPGDMGYKRMKKVFTYPFSKWLFRWLHPDIGVKLAQYLSVKNKLISGVEDVKYLGEENEWLVQYCKRKLETKHYNFFVFGHRHLPLEIELTSDSKYINLGDWIGYFTYGVFDGEKMELKEFKN, encoded by the coding sequence ATGTATTTTTGTAGAAATAATATAATATTCGACAATTTGAAATCAAATTCAAAAATTTATTTTGCTTCAGACCAACATTTTGGAGCTCCAACACCTGACTTAAGTTTTCCAAGAGAACAAAAATTTGTAGCTTGGTTAGACGAAATCAAGAAAGATGCCGAGGCAATCTTTTTACTTGGTGATTTATTTGATTTTTGGTTCGAATACAAAACTGTTGTTCCAAAAGGTTTTATTAGAGTTTTAGGTAAATTAGCCGAATTAAAAGACCAAGGAATTCCAATATATTTCTTTGTTGGAAATCATGATTTATGGATGAATGATTATTTTCAAAAGGAGTTAAATATTCCCGTTTATCATGATAACCAAGAATTTACCTTCAATGGAAAAACATTCTTAATTGGCCATGGTGATGGAAAAGGTCCTGGCGACATGGGCTACAAACGAATGAAAAAGGTATTTACCTATCCGTTTTCAAAATGGTTATTTCGTTGGTTACATCCAGACATTGGTGTAAAATTAGCCCAATATCTGTCTGTTAAAAACAAACTCATTTCGGGTGTTGAAGATGTAAAATATTTAGGTGAAGAAAACGAATGGTTAGTTCAATATTGCAAACGTAAATTAGAAACCAAACACTATAATTTCTTTGTTTTTGGTCACCGCCATTTACCTTTAGAAATCGAATTGACATCAGATTCAAAATACATCAATTTAGGCGATTGGATTGGCTATTTTACCTATGGCGTTTTTGATGGCGAAAAAATGGAACTGAAAGAATTCAAAAATTAA
- a CDS encoding type IX secretion system membrane protein PorP/SprF, protein MKKLLLVALVALGFTVETFAQQDPHYTQYMYNMSVMNPAYAGSKENLSMGLLYRKQWIEIEDAPTTATFFGHTPVGKNVGLGLSVVSDKLGPVEENNVYGDFSYTLKVGENHKLAFGIKAGLTMQKIGLLSDVDPSLQDNFIIDPAFGSNVDNTYFNIGSGVFFYSDKYYVGFSVPNFLKRTHLTVNSGGDQYEFGPETAHYFLTGGYVFDVSENIKFKPFFMLKSAFEAPASLDLSTNFLFNQKFEAGITYRLDDSFGAMVNYAVSPNVKIGYAYDHIVSDLNVTTPSSHEIILLFDLNFPKKVSSSPRFF, encoded by the coding sequence ATGAAAAAACTATTATTAGTTGCATTAGTTGCATTAGGTTTTACTGTTGAAACATTTGCTCAGCAAGACCCACATTACACGCAATATATGTATAATATGAGTGTGATGAATCCTGCTTACGCAGGTTCAAAGGAAAATCTTTCGATGGGATTGTTATATAGAAAGCAATGGATTGAAATTGAAGATGCTCCAACTACAGCGACCTTTTTTGGTCATACACCTGTTGGGAAAAATGTTGGTTTAGGTCTGTCAGTGGTTTCTGATAAGCTTGGTCCTGTAGAAGAGAACAATGTTTATGGAGATTTTTCGTATACTTTAAAAGTAGGGGAAAATCATAAACTTGCTTTTGGTATTAAAGCAGGATTAACAATGCAAAAAATTGGATTGTTGAGCGATGTAGATCCTTCTTTACAAGATAATTTTATAATTGATCCAGCATTTGGGTCAAATGTAGATAATACTTATTTTAATATTGGGTCTGGGGTATTTTTCTATTCTGATAAATATTATGTAGGATTTTCGGTGCCTAACTTTCTTAAAAGAACCCATTTAACAGTAAATAGTGGTGGAGATCAATATGAATTTGGACCAGAAACAGCTCATTATTTTTTAACAGGAGGTTATGTGTTTGATGTTTCAGAAAACATTAAATTCAAACCATTCTTTATGTTAAAATCTGCATTTGAGGCTCCTGCGTCATTAGATTTATCTACTAACTTCTTATTTAATCAAAAATTTGAAGCAGGTATTACTTATCGATTAGATGATAGTTTTGGTGCTATGGTTAACTACGCAGTTTCTCCTAATGTAAAAATTGGTTATGCATATGATCATATCGTATCTGATTTAAATGTAACAACACCTTCTTCTCACGAGATTATTTTGTTGTTTGATTTGAACTTCCCGAAAAAAGTATCAAGTTCTCCAAGATTTTTCTAA